One genomic region from Enterobacter hormaechei ATCC 49162 encodes:
- the ubiB gene encoding ubiquinone biosynthesis regulatory protein kinase UbiB codes for MTPGEIRRLYFIVRTFLSYGLDELIPRMRITLPLRLWRRTLFWMPNRHKDQELGARLRLALQELGPVWIKFGQMLSTRRDLFPPQIADQLALLQDRVAPFDGERAKKQIEEAMGNIPIETWFDDFDIQPLASASIAQVHTARLKENGKEVVIKVIRPDILPVIRADMKLIYRLARWVPRLLPDGRRLRPLEVVREYEKTLIDELNLLRESANAIQLRRNFEDSPMLYVPEVYSDYCSQNMMVMERIYGIPVSDVVALEKQGTNMKLLAERGVQVFFTQVFRDSFFHADMHPGNIFVSYEHPEDPKYIGIDCGIVGSLNKEDKRYLAENFIAFFNRDYRKVAELHVDSGWVPPDTNVEEFEFAIRTVCEPIFEKPLSEISFGHVLLNLFNTARRFNMEVQPQLVLLQKTLLYVEGVGRQLYPQLDLWKTAKPFLESWIKDQVGIPALVRSLKEKGPFWIEKMPEIPELVYDSLRQSKNLQHSMDKIAHELQSSRVRQGQSRYLFGIGATLLISGTLLLINRPDWEMMPTWIMAAGVVVWLAGWRKTR; via the coding sequence ATGACGCCTGGTGAAATTCGGCGCCTCTATTTTATCGTTCGCACCTTTTTGAGCTACGGGCTAGACGAGCTTATCCCCAGAATGCGTATCACCCTGCCGCTTCGGCTTTGGCGGCGCACGCTGTTCTGGATGCCGAATCGCCATAAGGATCAGGAACTGGGCGCACGGCTGCGTCTTGCGTTGCAGGAGCTAGGCCCGGTCTGGATCAAGTTTGGGCAGATGCTCTCAACACGTCGCGATCTTTTCCCGCCGCAAATTGCCGATCAGCTTGCCCTGTTACAGGACCGCGTCGCCCCGTTTGACGGCGAGAGAGCAAAGAAACAAATCGAAGAAGCGATGGGCAATATCCCCATCGAGACCTGGTTTGATGATTTCGACATTCAGCCTCTGGCCTCTGCTTCAATTGCGCAGGTTCACACCGCGCGCCTGAAAGAGAATGGCAAAGAGGTGGTCATTAAGGTGATTCGCCCGGATATCCTGCCGGTTATCAGAGCGGACATGAAGCTGATCTATCGCCTGGCTCGCTGGGTGCCGCGTCTGTTGCCGGATGGCCGCCGTCTGCGTCCGCTGGAAGTGGTGCGGGAGTATGAAAAAACGCTGATTGACGAGCTTAACCTGCTGCGTGAATCGGCGAACGCCATTCAGCTGCGTCGTAACTTTGAAGACAGCCCGATGCTGTATGTTCCTGAAGTCTATTCTGACTATTGCAGTCAGAACATGATGGTGATGGAACGTATCTACGGTATTCCGGTCTCGGACGTGGTGGCGCTGGAAAAACAGGGCACCAACATGAAGCTGCTGGCCGAGCGCGGCGTGCAGGTCTTCTTCACGCAGGTTTTCCGCGACAGCTTCTTCCATGCGGATATGCACCCGGGCAATATTTTCGTCAGCTATGAGCACCCGGAAGATCCGAAGTACATCGGCATCGACTGCGGAATAGTCGGCTCGCTGAATAAAGAAGATAAACGTTATCTCGCTGAAAACTTTATCGCGTTCTTCAACCGCGACTACCGTAAGGTGGCCGAACTGCACGTAGATTCAGGCTGGGTTCCACCCGATACCAACGTGGAAGAGTTTGAATTTGCGATCCGCACCGTCTGTGAGCCGATTTTTGAAAAGCCGCTCTCGGAGATCTCTTTCGGACACGTTCTGCTCAACCTGTTCAACACCGCACGCCGTTTCAATATGGAAGTGCAGCCACAATTAGTTTTACTTCAGAAAACATTACTTTACGTTGAGGGCGTAGGCCGCCAGCTCTATCCTCAGTTAGACTTGTGGAAAACCGCGAAACCGTTCCTTGAATCCTGGATTAAGGATCAGGTCGGCATTCCTGCGCTGGTTCGCTCGCTTAAAGAGAAAGGCCCGTTCTGGATTGAAAAAATGCCTGAAATTCCTGAACTGGTTTACGACAGTTTGCGTCAGAGCAAGAACCTTCAGCACAGCATGGATAAAATCGCGCACGAGCTTCAATCCAGTCGCGTGCGTCAGGGGCAGTCCCGCTATCTCTTCGGAATTGGCGCGACGCTGCTGATAAGCGGCACGTTGCTGTTGATCAATCGTCCGGACTGGGAAATGATGCCAACCTGGATTATGGCTGCTGGTGTGGTTGTCTGGCTTGCTGGCTGGCGAAAAACGCGCTGA
- the rmuC gene encoding DNA recombination protein RmuC: MDISVLIYMVIALVSVGMGWLIASYQHAQQKAEQLAEREEIVAELSATKQQLALSDHWRDECELLNNELRNLRDINTSLEADLREVTTRLESTQLHAEDKIRQMINSEQRLSEQFENLANRIFEHSNRRVDEQNRQSLNSLLTPLREQLDGFRRQVQDSFGQEARERHTLAHEIRNLQQLNAQMAQEAVNLTRALKGDNKAQGNWGEVVMTRVLEASGLREGYEYETQVSIENDARSRMQPDVIVRLPQGKDVVIDAKMTLVAYERYFNAEDDYTRESALQEHIASVRNHIRLLGRKDYQQLPGLRSLDYVLMFIPVEPAFLLALDRQPELITEALKNNIMLVSPTTLLVALRTIANLWRYEHQSRNAQQIADRASKLYDKMRLFVDDMSSVGQSLDRAQDNYRQAMKKLSSGRGNLLAQAEAFRSLGVEVKREINPELVEQATAQDEEFRLREGDAEQKTRNEDNDLAASLSPESQPARFFHGS, encoded by the coding sequence GTGGATATCTCAGTCCTGATTTATATGGTAATTGCGCTGGTGAGCGTGGGAATGGGCTGGCTCATTGCCAGTTACCAGCACGCCCAGCAGAAAGCCGAACAGCTGGCAGAGCGCGAAGAGATCGTCGCCGAACTCAGCGCGACGAAACAGCAGCTTGCACTGAGCGACCACTGGCGCGACGAGTGCGAACTGCTTAATAACGAGCTACGCAACCTGCGTGATATCAATACCTCGCTGGAGGCCGATCTCCGCGAAGTGACTACCCGCCTTGAATCCACCCAACTGCATGCGGAAGACAAAATCCGCCAGATGATCAACAGCGAGCAGCGCCTTAGCGAGCAATTTGAGAACCTCGCCAACCGCATTTTTGAGCACAGCAACCGCCGCGTTGACGAACAGAATCGCCAGAGTCTGAACAGCCTGCTCACACCGCTGCGCGAACAGCTGGACGGCTTTCGCCGTCAGGTGCAGGACAGCTTTGGTCAGGAAGCCCGGGAACGCCACACGCTGGCGCATGAAATTCGTAACCTCCAGCAGCTGAATGCCCAGATGGCGCAGGAGGCGGTTAACCTGACGCGCGCGCTCAAAGGTGATAACAAAGCGCAGGGAAACTGGGGCGAAGTGGTCATGACGCGCGTGCTGGAGGCCTCTGGCCTGCGCGAAGGATACGAGTACGAAACGCAGGTCAGCATTGAGAACGATGCCCGCTCGCGGATGCAGCCGGATGTCATTGTTCGTCTGCCGCAGGGCAAAGATGTGGTCATCGACGCCAAAATGACGCTGGTGGCCTATGAGCGCTACTTCAACGCGGAGGATGACTACACCCGCGAATCCGCGTTGCAGGAGCACATCGCCTCCGTGCGTAACCATATCCGTCTGCTGGGCAGGAAAGATTATCAGCAACTGCCGGGGCTGCGATCGCTGGATTATGTGCTGATGTTCATTCCGGTCGAGCCAGCCTTCCTGCTGGCGCTCGACAGACAGCCTGAACTGATCACCGAAGCGCTGAAAAATAACATTATGCTGGTCAGCCCCACCACGCTGCTGGTGGCGTTACGTACCATTGCCAACCTGTGGCGCTATGAGCACCAAAGCCGTAACGCGCAGCAGATTGCCGATCGCGCCAGCAAGCTGTACGACAAAATGCGGCTGTTTGTGGACGATATGTCCTCGGTGGGGCAAAGCCTGGATCGCGCGCAGGATAACTACCGCCAGGCGATGAAAAAACTCTCCTCCGGGCGCGGCAATTTGCTGGCGCAGGCGGAGGCGTTTCGCAGCCTTGGGGTGGAAGTGAAACGCGAGATTAATCCGGAACTGGTGGAGCAGGCTACCGCTCAGGATGAAGAGTTTCGTCTTCGCGAAGGCGACGCTGAACAAAAGACCCGCAATGAAGACAACGATTTAGCGGCGAGTTTATCCCCTGAATCCCAGCCAGCGCGTTTCTTTCACGGTAGTTGA
- the udp gene encoding uridine phosphorylase translates to MSKSDVFHLGLTKNDLQGATLAIVPGDPERVEKIAALMDKPVKLAAHREFTTWRAELDGKAVIVCSTGIGGPSTSIAVEELAQLGIRTFLRIGTTGAIQPHINVGDVLVTTASVRLDGASLHFAPMEFPAVADFECTTALVEAAKSVGATTHVGVTASSDTFYPGQERYDTFSGRVVSRFKGSMEEWQSMGVMNYEMESATLLTMCASQGLRAGMVAGVIVNRTQQEIPNAETMKQTESHAVKIVVEAARRLI, encoded by the coding sequence ATGTCTAAGTCTGATGTTTTTCATCTCGGCCTCACTAAAAACGATTTACAAGGGGCTACGCTCGCTATCGTCCCTGGCGATCCGGAGCGTGTGGAAAAGATCGCCGCGCTGATGGATAAGCCGGTCAAGCTGGCTGCCCATCGTGAATTCACCACCTGGCGCGCAGAGCTGGATGGCAAAGCGGTGATTGTGTGCTCTACCGGTATTGGTGGTCCGTCTACCTCTATTGCAGTTGAAGAGCTGGCGCAGCTGGGCATTCGTACTTTCCTGCGTATCGGCACCACCGGCGCCATTCAGCCGCACATCAACGTCGGCGATGTGCTGGTTACGACCGCATCCGTGCGTCTGGACGGGGCAAGCCTGCACTTTGCGCCGATGGAATTCCCGGCAGTGGCTGATTTCGAATGCACCACCGCGCTGGTTGAAGCCGCGAAATCCGTGGGCGCAACCACTCACGTGGGCGTAACCGCCTCTTCTGATACCTTCTACCCGGGCCAGGAGCGTTACGACACCTTCTCTGGTCGCGTGGTGAGCCGCTTCAAAGGCTCTATGGAAGAGTGGCAGTCCATGGGCGTGATGAACTACGAGATGGAATCTGCAACGCTGCTGACCATGTGCGCAAGCCAGGGTCTGCGTGCCGGTATGGTGGCGGGCGTTATCGTCAACCGTACCCAGCAGGAGATCCCGAACGCCGAAACCATGAAGCAGACCGAAAGCCATGCGGTGAAAATCGTGGTGGAAGCGGCTCGTCGTCTGATCTAG
- the ubiE gene encoding bifunctional demethylmenaquinone methyltransferase/2-methoxy-6-polyprenyl-1,4-benzoquinol methylase UbiE: protein MVDDSQDTTHFGFQTVAKAQKADMVAHVFHSVAAKYDVMNDLMSFGIHRLWKRFTIDCSGVRRGQTVLDLAGGTGDLTAKFSRLVGETGRVVLADINDSMLKMGREKLRNIGVVGNVEYVQANAEALPFPDNTFDCITISFGLRNVTDKDKALRSMYRVLKPGGRLLVLEFSKPIIDPLSKAYDAYSFHVLPRIGELVANDAESYRYLAESIRMHPDQDTLKAMMQDAEFENVEYFNMTAGVVALHRGYKF, encoded by the coding sequence ATGGTTGACGATTCACAAGACACAACGCACTTTGGCTTTCAGACTGTCGCCAAAGCGCAGAAAGCTGACATGGTGGCCCACGTATTTCATTCCGTGGCGGCGAAGTACGATGTGATGAATGATTTGATGTCATTCGGCATTCATCGCTTGTGGAAGCGCTTCACCATTGATTGCAGCGGCGTGCGCCGTGGACAAACGGTGCTGGATTTAGCCGGGGGAACAGGCGATCTGACCGCAAAATTCTCCCGTCTGGTTGGCGAAACCGGTCGTGTGGTGCTGGCGGATATCAACGACTCCATGCTGAAAATGGGGCGCGAAAAGCTGCGTAACATCGGCGTGGTAGGCAATGTTGAATATGTTCAGGCGAACGCCGAAGCGCTGCCGTTCCCGGACAATACGTTCGACTGCATCACCATCTCTTTCGGTCTGCGTAACGTGACCGATAAAGATAAAGCGCTGCGCTCAATGTACCGTGTGCTGAAGCCGGGTGGCCGACTGCTGGTGCTCGAGTTTTCTAAACCGATTATCGACCCGCTGAGCAAAGCTTACGATGCCTATTCCTTCCACGTCCTGCCGCGCATTGGCGAGCTGGTGGCGAACGATGCAGAAAGTTACCGTTATCTGGCCGAATCCATCCGAATGCACCCGGATCAGGACACGCTGAAAGCAATGATGCAGGATGCGGAGTTTGAGAACGTGGAATACTTCAATATGACGGCGGGTGTCGTCGCGCTGCATCGTGGTTACAAGTTCTGA
- a CDS encoding carbohydrate ABC transporter permease yields MKKLTPLSLLIHALMFILALSWLYPFVWMVVSSLKPTAQIYTTDLFSGTLTLENYTFLFDNSNRADKPFLRTLFNSLFVSATVTASVTVTSMLVGYALAKTEFRGKNAFRNLLIVQMVFPVFMFIIPQFVLMRELGLINRYSAMILPYAMSAWGIFMVSQSFKGTPNDYLYAARLDHASLWAILRHVMMPLNKSILAIVALFTFSSSWDNFLWPLIVMRDADKMPFSVLLATFSKSYGVYLGPVMAGAVVQMLPVIVLFILFRKYFLQGMSLSLK; encoded by the coding sequence ATGAAAAAACTCACGCCCCTGAGCCTGCTAATTCATGCGCTGATGTTTATTCTGGCGTTAAGCTGGCTCTATCCGTTCGTCTGGATGGTGGTGTCATCCCTGAAGCCCACGGCGCAGATTTACACCACGGATCTCTTTTCGGGCACGCTGACGCTCGAAAATTACACCTTCCTTTTCGATAACAGCAACCGGGCAGATAAACCCTTTCTGCGCACGCTGTTTAACTCGCTTTTCGTCTCCGCCACCGTGACCGCGAGCGTGACTGTCACCTCCATGCTGGTGGGCTATGCGCTGGCAAAAACGGAATTCAGAGGCAAAAACGCTTTCCGTAATCTGTTGATTGTGCAGATGGTTTTCCCGGTGTTTATGTTCATCATTCCGCAGTTTGTGCTGATGCGTGAGCTAGGGCTGATCAACCGCTACAGTGCCATGATCCTGCCTTATGCGATGAGCGCCTGGGGGATCTTTATGGTATCCCAGAGCTTCAAGGGCACGCCCAACGATTACCTGTATGCCGCGCGTCTGGATCATGCCAGCCTGTGGGCCATTCTGCGTCACGTCATGATGCCGCTGAACAAGTCCATTCTGGCGATCGTGGCGTTATTTACCTTCTCAAGCTCGTGGGACAACTTCCTCTGGCCGCTGATTGTCATGCGCGATGCCGACAAGATGCCGTTTTCGGTGCTGCTGGCTACCTTCAGCAAATCCTACGGCGTTTATCTGGGGCCTGTGATGGCGGGGGCCGTGGTACAAATGCTACCGGTCATCGTGCTGTTTATCCTGTTCCGGAAATATTTCCTTCAGGGCATGTCGTTATCACTGAAATAA
- the ubiJ gene encoding ubiquinone biosynthesis protein UbiJ, which produces MPIKPLVTAGIENVLNAFLYRAPALKTARQRLNGKVLRIVLKEFSTPLVLVFSERQLDVLGEWEGEADCSVITHMSVLPKLRDRQQMTALIRSGELEVEGDIQVVQNFVALSDQAEFDPAELLAPYIGDIAAEGISKTLRTGSAFLRKGLLRQQRYAAEVLTEEWRMAPGPLEVAWFAEETAAVERAVDALTKRLEKLEGK; this is translated from the coding sequence GTGCCCATTAAACCCTTAGTCACCGCAGGCATCGAGAATGTACTGAATGCCTTTCTGTATCGCGCACCTGCGCTGAAAACCGCACGTCAGCGGCTTAACGGAAAGGTACTGCGTATCGTTTTAAAGGAGTTCTCGACGCCGCTTGTGCTGGTCTTCAGCGAACGCCAGCTTGACGTTCTGGGGGAGTGGGAAGGCGAGGCCGACTGCTCGGTAATTACGCATATGAGCGTTTTGCCAAAACTGCGTGACCGTCAGCAGATGACGGCACTTATTCGCAGCGGTGAACTGGAGGTCGAAGGCGATATTCAGGTGGTTCAGAATTTCGTTGCACTCAGCGATCAGGCTGAATTCGACCCGGCGGAACTGCTGGCGCCGTATATCGGCGATATCGCGGCTGAAGGTATAAGCAAAACGCTGCGCACAGGTTCCGCTTTTCTGCGTAAAGGTCTGCTCCGTCAACAGCGCTATGCTGCCGAGGTGCTGACCGAAGAGTGGCGTATGGCGCCGGGGCCTTTAGAAGTCGCCTGGTTTGCAGAAGAGACCGCGGCAGTTGAGCGCGCAGTTGATGCGTTAACCAAACGGCTGGAAAAACTGGAGGGCAAATGA
- the tatA gene encoding Sec-independent protein translocase subunit TatA, protein MGGISIWQLVIIAVIVVLLFGTKKLGSIGSDLGASIKGFKKAMSDDENKQEKASQDADFTAKSIADKQDEAKKEEAKRHDKEQV, encoded by the coding sequence ATGGGTGGTATCAGTATCTGGCAGTTAGTGATCATTGCCGTCATCGTTGTGCTGCTGTTTGGCACGAAAAAACTCGGATCAATCGGGTCCGACCTGGGCGCGTCAATCAAAGGCTTCAAGAAAGCCATGAGCGATGATGAGAATAAGCAGGAAAAAGCCAGTCAGGATGCTGATTTTACCGCTAAATCCATCGCCGATAAGCAGGACGAAGCCAAAAAGGAAGAGGCTAAACGTCACGATAAAGAGCAGGTGTAA
- the tatB gene encoding Sec-independent protein translocase protein TatB — MFDIGFSELLLVFVIGLIVLGPQRLPVAVKTVVGWVRALRSLATTVQNELAQELKLQEFQDSLKKVEKASMDNLTPELKASMDELREAAESMKRSYSINDPEKASDEANTIHNPVVKGSEEQREGVTPSSAEHQAASPEQTPQEPEVKKQVPPEEPVVKAAEVKPAAPVSESSPSSSDKA, encoded by the coding sequence GTGTTCGACATTGGTTTTAGTGAGTTACTGCTGGTCTTTGTGATTGGTCTTATCGTGTTGGGGCCGCAGCGTTTACCCGTTGCGGTGAAAACCGTCGTAGGCTGGGTGCGTGCGCTTCGCTCGCTGGCAACTACCGTGCAGAACGAGCTGGCGCAGGAGCTAAAGCTTCAGGAATTTCAGGACAGCCTGAAAAAGGTTGAAAAGGCGAGCATGGACAACCTGACGCCGGAACTGAAGGCCTCGATGGACGAGCTGCGCGAAGCGGCTGAATCCATGAAGCGTTCTTACAGCATTAACGATCCTGAGAAAGCGAGCGATGAAGCTAACACCATCCATAATCCGGTGGTGAAGGGCAGCGAAGAGCAGCGCGAGGGTGTGACGCCTTCCAGCGCAGAGCATCAGGCTGCTTCACCAGAGCAAACGCCGCAGGAGCCCGAAGTGAAAAAACAGGTGCCGCCGGAAGAGCCCGTGGTCAAAGCGGCTGAGGTAAAACCCGCCGCGCCCGTTTCCGAATCATCCCCCTCGTCGAGTGATAAAGCGTAA
- a CDS encoding alpha-glucosidase, with the protein MKKQPWWQACTCYQIYLPSFCDGNGDGLGDFPGLLSKVDYLGALGIGAIWITPFYPSPLVDNGYDISDYCAVDPRFGTLDDFRDVVHRCHEKGIRVIIDLVLNHVSSQHPWFQDAWNNPASRYRDYFIFSAHPNNWESFFSGSAWSQEPDTGMFYYHKFAPEQVDLNWANPAVEQEMFQVIDFWQGLGVDGFRFDVINFLSTRGIGPDNPAKAGVQQHEHDVNQPGLIGTLQRLCQHARQQRDVFLIGEIGSEEREILARYQAPSLMDVVFNFNIGSQKTFDAARLCDEINATLAMQSGLPTLFFSSHDMPRMISRFGEGPHDTARALAVLALQLTVRGVPFIFQGEELGMPDYVPQTVEQIFDIQGKTYYDTAMRQGCSAADALAQAIEHSRDGSRGPFLWRDAPFAGFSTRTPWMPVSQDYPFLNAEHQLSTPGSLWREYQTFIALRAAIGALQHGECSPLTRHKECVWFTRTTPQEQVWVAVNFGQPVQNPLWAIEADVLYGQNAPQLDKNQILIKRSVYEETR; encoded by the coding sequence GTGAAGAAGCAACCCTGGTGGCAGGCCTGCACCTGCTACCAAATTTATCTGCCCTCGTTTTGCGATGGCAATGGCGATGGGCTGGGTGATTTCCCCGGCCTGCTTTCAAAAGTGGATTACCTGGGCGCGTTAGGTATCGGTGCCATCTGGATCACCCCGTTTTATCCCTCTCCTCTGGTGGATAACGGGTATGACATCAGCGATTACTGCGCCGTCGATCCACGGTTCGGCACGCTGGACGATTTTCGCGACGTCGTTCATCGCTGCCATGAAAAGGGGATCCGCGTCATTATCGACCTTGTGCTTAATCATGTCTCTTCGCAGCATCCGTGGTTTCAGGATGCCTGGAATAATCCCGCAAGCCGCTATCGGGACTATTTCATCTTCAGCGCCCACCCTAACAACTGGGAGTCCTTTTTTTCCGGCAGCGCCTGGAGCCAGGAGCCGGACACCGGCATGTTCTACTACCATAAATTCGCGCCAGAGCAGGTGGATCTAAACTGGGCGAACCCCGCGGTAGAGCAGGAAATGTTTCAGGTGATTGATTTCTGGCAGGGGCTGGGCGTCGATGGCTTCCGCTTCGACGTGATTAACTTCCTCAGCACTCGCGGCATCGGGCCTGATAACCCGGCGAAAGCTGGCGTGCAACAGCATGAACATGACGTGAATCAGCCGGGACTTATCGGCACGCTGCAACGCCTGTGCCAGCATGCCAGGCAGCAACGTGATGTTTTCCTGATTGGCGAAATTGGCAGCGAGGAGAGGGAGATCCTGGCGCGTTACCAGGCTCCGTCGCTGATGGACGTGGTCTTTAACTTCAATATTGGCAGTCAGAAAACCTTCGATGCGGCACGCCTGTGCGACGAGATTAACGCCACGCTGGCGATGCAGTCTGGTCTGCCGACGCTGTTCTTTTCCAGCCACGATATGCCGCGCATGATTAGCCGCTTCGGCGAAGGCCCGCACGACACCGCCCGGGCGTTGGCTGTCCTGGCGCTACAGCTGACCGTGCGCGGCGTGCCGTTTATTTTTCAGGGCGAGGAGTTGGGGATGCCTGACTACGTGCCGCAGACGGTCGAACAGATTTTTGATATTCAGGGGAAAACCTACTACGACACGGCCATGCGGCAGGGTTGCAGTGCCGCCGACGCGCTGGCGCAGGCCATTGAGCATTCCCGGGATGGGTCCCGCGGCCCGTTCCTCTGGCGCGACGCCCCGTTTGCGGGTTTTTCCACCCGCACGCCGTGGATGCCCGTCAGCCAGGACTATCCCTTCCTCAATGCCGAACATCAGTTATCGACGCCCGGATCGTTATGGCGTGAGTACCAGACCTTCATTGCGCTTCGTGCCGCCATCGGGGCGCTACAGCATGGAGAGTGCAGCCCACTGACACGCCATAAGGAGTGCGTCTGGTTTACCCGAACCACGCCGCAGGAGCAGGTCTGGGTGGCCGTGAATTTTGGCCAGCCGGTACAAAACCCCTTGTGGGCCATTGAAGCGGATGTCCTGTACGGGCAAAACGCGCCGCAGCTGGACAAAAATCAAATTCTGATAAAAAGGAGTGTATATGAAGAGACACGGTAA
- a CDS encoding glycoside hydrolase family 130 protein, which translates to MKRHGNNPLITPGDVVPSLPGRKVECVFNAGVTEYHGEIILLLRVAESVINDDPQKIVVPLLVQQPGGWQPATKTFDRNDPRYDFSDPRTIVLKSDPAQVWLTSMSHLRLARSRDGVNFTIDEQPFITADSRYEEFGCEDARITLIDDVWYINYSAVSSLGISTALATTVDFVSVEKKGLIFCPDNRDVCFFPEKVGGAYRALTRPAPCHFGHPEIWICESPDMLHWGNHRHLLGRSGDEWDALKSGGGAPLIKTARGWLEIYHGVDASQRYCLGALLLDPEDPLTLIAKSSVPLLEPSAPYEREGFFGNVVFTCGALVRNDTLHIWYGAADECIALATLPMDDLWKHLGLN; encoded by the coding sequence ATGAAGAGACACGGTAATAATCCGCTGATCACCCCAGGCGACGTGGTGCCTTCTCTGCCAGGACGGAAAGTGGAGTGCGTCTTTAACGCCGGGGTAACGGAATATCACGGGGAGATTATCCTGCTGCTTCGGGTTGCCGAGAGCGTGATAAATGATGACCCACAGAAGATCGTCGTTCCGCTTCTGGTGCAGCAGCCTGGCGGCTGGCAGCCAGCGACAAAAACGTTTGACCGCAACGACCCTCGCTATGATTTTAGCGACCCGCGTACCATCGTGCTGAAAAGCGACCCGGCTCAGGTCTGGCTGACGTCAATGTCCCACCTGCGCCTGGCACGAAGCCGGGACGGGGTGAATTTTACCATCGATGAACAGCCTTTCATAACTGCCGACAGCCGCTATGAGGAGTTTGGCTGTGAAGATGCGCGCATTACCCTGATTGACGATGTCTGGTACATCAATTACTCCGCCGTGTCATCGTTGGGTATCTCCACCGCTCTGGCGACCACCGTAGATTTTGTCTCCGTCGAGAAGAAAGGGCTGATTTTCTGCCCTGATAACCGCGACGTCTGTTTCTTCCCGGAGAAGGTTGGCGGAGCCTACCGGGCGCTTACCCGGCCTGCGCCCTGCCATTTCGGCCACCCGGAAATATGGATCTGCGAGTCACCCGATATGCTGCACTGGGGAAACCATCGGCATCTGTTGGGACGCTCGGGAGACGAATGGGATGCGCTTAAATCTGGCGGCGGTGCGCCGCTGATCAAGACCGCGCGCGGCTGGCTGGAAATTTATCACGGCGTGGACGCCAGCCAGCGTTACTGCCTGGGCGCTCTGCTTCTGGATCCTGAAGACCCGCTCACCCTCATCGCCAAATCGTCTGTGCCGCTGCTGGAGCCGAGTGCGCCCTATGAGCGTGAAGGCTTTTTCGGTAACGTCGTCTTTACCTGCGGGGCGCTGGTCCGTAATGACACGCTGCATATCTGGTATGGCGCGGCGGACGAGTGTATCGCACTGGCCACGCTGCCGATGGACGATCTGTGGAAACATCTCGGCCTGAATTAA
- a CDS encoding dienelactone hydrolase family protein has protein sequence MTEKTGFAPAAAPHASTIVSTSEEAITAGETSIPSQGENMPAYHARPKSADGPLPIVIVVQEIFGVHEHIRDICRRLALEGYLAVAPELYFRQGDPNDYSDIPTLFSNLVSKVPDAQVLADLDHVASWAARNGGDPHRLMVTGFCWGGRISWLYAAHNPQLKAAVAWYGKLVGEKTLNSPKHPVDIATDLNAPVLGLYGGQDTGIPLDTVETMRHALRAANATAEIVVYPDAGHAFNADYRPSYHAESAKDGWQRMLAWFSQYGGKK, from the coding sequence ATGACTGAAAAAACCGGATTTGCACCTGCTGCGGCTCCGCATGCTTCAACCATCGTCTCAACCTCAGAAGAGGCCATTACCGCAGGCGAGACCTCCATTCCCTCACAGGGGGAAAATATGCCTGCTTATCACGCGCGGCCAAAGTCGGCAGACGGCCCGCTGCCCATCGTGATTGTGGTTCAGGAGATTTTCGGCGTTCACGAACATATTCGCGATATCTGCCGCCGTCTGGCGCTGGAAGGGTATCTGGCCGTTGCGCCAGAACTCTATTTTCGTCAGGGGGATCCCAATGACTACAGCGATATCCCAACGCTGTTCAGTAACCTGGTGAGCAAAGTCCCGGATGCGCAGGTGCTGGCCGATCTCGACCACGTTGCCAGCTGGGCGGCGCGCAACGGCGGTGACCCGCATCGCTTAATGGTGACCGGCTTCTGCTGGGGCGGACGCATCAGCTGGCTTTATGCCGCGCACAATCCGCAGCTGAAAGCGGCCGTGGCCTGGTACGGCAAACTGGTGGGCGAAAAGACCCTGAACTCGCCGAAACATCCGGTTGATATCGCAACGGATTTAAATGCCCCGGTGTTAGGGCTTTATGGCGGCCAGGATACCGGCATTCCGCTTGATACCGTCGAGACCATGCGCCACGCGCTACGCGCGGCAAACGCGACGGCGGAGATCGTGGTGTACCCGGATGCCGGGCACGCGTTTAACGCCGATTATCGTCCGAGCTATCACGCGGAGTCGGCGAAAGATGGCTGGCAGAGGATGCTGGCGTGGTTTAGCCAGTACGGCGGGAAGAAATAA